In the Burkholderia contaminans genome, AGCAAGCCGAGCAAGCCGAGCAAGCCGCGTCGGTCATGCACCACCATCGCGGACCGCAGTGAAGCGCAATCGTGCCGCTGGCGAGACGGAAAAAGTCAGGCGAACCCGAAGCGAACGGCCTCAGTGCACCGACGGCGCCGCAGGCGCGTCGGCGAGCGCCGGCATCGACGCCGACAGCGTGCGATCCGGGCGAATCCGCAGTGCGGCGACGATGCCGATCAGCAGCATCGCGACCGAGCCGATGAACGGCACGGTCCAGCTCCCCGTGCGATCGACGAGATAGCCGAACAGGATCGGCGACAGGATCCCCGAGATCGCGGAGCCCGCGTTCATCATCCCGCTCGCGATGCCGGCGTGGGTCGGCGCGATGTCGCTCGGCACGGCCCAGATCGGCCCGATCGTCAGTTCGAGGCACAGGAACGAGCCCGACAGGCACAGCGCGACGCCGGCCGTCGAATGCACGACCGCGAGCGGCAGCAGGCACGCGAGCGCACCGACGAAACTCGCGACGATCACGCTCTGCCGCGACAGCGCGAGGTTGCCGGTCTTCCGGTAGATGCGGTCGCACAGCCAGCCGCCGAGCGTGTCGCCCACCACGCCCGCGAGGAACACGCCGGACGCGAACAGCGCGGTCGACTTCAGGTTCAGGCCCTGGCCGTTCAGGAAGAACGTCGGCAGCCACGTGAAGAACAGCCACGCGGTCCAGCCGTAGCAGAAGTAGACGAAGATGGTCGGCGCCATCCGGCGGAACAGCGGCCCCCACGGCGTCGGGCCGGCGGGCGGCGCGGGGCGGGCAGCGCGCCGCCGATCGTTGCCCGCTTCGTCGCCGAGCGGATGTTCGCGGAAGCCGACGATCCACCATGCGAGCCACGCCAGCGTGACCGCGCCGATCACGAAGAACGCCGCGCGCCACGACAGCCAGGTCATCAACGCGGCGACGATCGGCGGCGTGACCGCGTTGCCGAGCCGCGAGAACGAATGCGTGAAGCCCTGCACGACGCCGCGCCGCTCGCGCGGGAACCAGTGGGTGATCGCGCGGGCCTGGGCGGGCAGCGTCGCGCCTTCGCCGATGCCGAGCAGCAGGCGCGCGGCGAACAGCAGCCCGAGGCTGTGCACGAACCCGGTGGCGAAGGTCGACACGACCCAGATCAGCCCGCAGCCGATCAGCGTGATGCGGGCGCCGAACCGGTCGGCGATCCAGCCGCCGCCGATCTGGCA is a window encoding:
- a CDS encoding MFS transporter — protein: MPNDHRQRRHTLWLLCALSFILYVDRVNLATAAGAIKAELGLSNTELGVAFSAFAYSYAICQIGGGWIADRFGARITLIGCGLIWVVSTFATGFVHSLGLLFAARLLLGIGEGATLPAQARAITHWFPRERRGVVQGFTHSFSRLGNAVTPPIVAALMTWLSWRAAFFVIGAVTLAWLAWWIVGFREHPLGDEAGNDRRRAARPAPPAGPTPWGPLFRRMAPTIFVYFCYGWTAWLFFTWLPTFFLNGQGLNLKSTALFASGVFLAGVVGDTLGGWLCDRIYRKTGNLALSRQSVIVASFVGALACLLPLAVVHSTAGVALCLSGSFLCLELTIGPIWAVPSDIAPTHAGIASGMMNAGSAISGILSPILFGYLVDRTGSWTVPFIGSVAMLLIGIVAALRIRPDRTLSASMPALADAPAAPSVH